The proteins below come from a single Erinaceus europaeus chromosome 20, mEriEur2.1, whole genome shotgun sequence genomic window:
- the CCDC82 gene encoding coiled-coil domain-containing protein 82 isoform X4, which produces MVHVRRHETRKSSKMPEHGQKSRVDWRRTKRNSIFQICDSDEDLDSDEGLDSEESVDSSESVDSQEEQELEIPQEPGGSKQPGNGRQPEPACAEPGVNSREHLPHPGSSLACAEEKDKAKHGSLDLADHEQPSGLADSVLGRAPGPATEEDGEEERVHRGRRRRVSSVMDDSDDSDGSDILVRKMGVKRPRRIVEDECSSVDLDQKTPEQASAARKREQLQKLKELSKQRSHQRCNSSRDFEDSEKESSPSNDESEKKDEEEDYEYDAEGDHYVCDGFVVQDEEGDEENKSQQGEKLITSQLKLVKQNSLYSFSDHYTHFERVVKAFLINALDGSFLGSLYDGTRQKSYAQDMLTSLHYLDNHFVQPRLESLVSRSRWKEQYKERVENYSSVSIQVKNPENCSCQACGLHRYCKFFVHLSGELYNTKTMETDDFMSHDKQEFTVGRICAERTRIYHTLKHFKFKLYQECCSIAVTEKVENEQDGLHATLSWSLRCPCPAA; this is translated from the exons ATGGTACATGTCAGAAGACATGAGACAAGGAAAAGTTCTAAAATGCCAGAGCATGGGCAGAAGTCCCGAGTTGATTGGAGGCGGACTAAAAGAAATAGTATCTTCCAAATATGTGACAGTGATGAAGACCTAGACAGCGATGAAGGCCTTGACAGTGAGGAGAGTGTCGACAGCAGTGAGAGTGTTGACAGCCAGGAGGAACAAGAGCTTGAGATTccccaggagccaggtggtagtaaaCAGCCAGGAAATGGAAGGCAGCCTGAGCCAGCTTGCGCTGAGCCTGGGGTAAACAGCCGTGAGCATCTCCCTCACCCTGGCAGCTCTTTGGCATGTGCAGAGGAAAAGGACAAAGCTAAACACGGAAGCCTGGACCTAGCAGATCACGAGCAGCCTTCAGGTCTAGCAGACAGTGTTCTGGGCAGAGCCCCAGGGCCAGCCACTGAGGAGGATGGGGAAGAGGAGCGGGTCCATCGTGGGCGGAGGAGAAGGGTCTCTTCCGTGATGGACGACAGTGATGACAGCGACGGCAGTGACATTCTGGTCAGGAAAATGGGTGTGAAGCGGCCGCGCCGCATAGTTGAAGATGAATGCTCTTCTGTGGACTTGGATCAGAAAACCCCAGAGCAGGCTTCAGCTGCACGGAAACGAGAGCAACTCCAGAAACTAAAAGAACTCTCAAAGCAGAGATCCCATCAGAGATGCAATAGTAGTAGAGATTTTGAG gaTTCAGAAAAGGAATCTTCCCCAAGCAATGATGAAAGTGAGAAGAAAGATGAAGAGGAGGACTATGAATATGATGCAGAGGGAGATCACTATGTTTGTGATGGCTTTGTAGTACAAGATGAGGAGGGAGATGAAGAAAACAAAAGCCAGCAAGGAGAAAAACTGATCACATCACAGCTGAAGCTAGTAAAGCAGAATTCTCTCT ATTCTTTCAGTGATCACTATACTCACTTTGAAAGAGTTGTGAAGGCTTTTTTGATCAATGCTCTAGACGGATCATTTCTGGGATCACTGTATG ATGGGACCCGGCAGAAATCATATGCTCAAGATATGCTGACATCGCTCCATTATTTGGATAACCACTTTGTGCAGCCCCGGCTTGAGAGCCTAGTTTCCAGAAGCCGCTGGAAAGAACAGTATAAG GAACGGGTAGAGAACTATTCGAGTGTGAGCATCCAAGTCAAGAACCCTGAGAACTGCTCCTGCCAGGCTTGTGGACTGCACCGCTACTGCAAGTTCTTTGTGCACCTGTCAGGAGAGCTGTACAACACCAAGACCATGGAGACAGATGACTTCATGTCACACGATAAGCAG GAGTTTACCGTTGGAAGAATCTGTGCTGAGCGGACCAGGATCTATCACACACTGAAGCACTTCAAATTCAAGCTGTATCAGGAGTGTTGCTCCATTGCAGTGACAGAAAAGGTTGAGAACGAGCAG GATGGCCTACATGCCACTCTCTCCTGGTCCCTCAGGTGCCCATGCCCTGCTGCCTGA
- the CCDC82 gene encoding coiled-coil domain-containing protein 82 isoform X5, with protein sequence MVHVRRHETRKSSKMPEHGQKSRVDWRRTKRNSIFQICDSDEDLDSDEGLDSEESVDSSESVDSQEEQELEIPQEPGGSKQPGNGRQPEPACAEPGVNSREHLPHPGSSLACAEEKDKAKHGSLDLADHEQPSGLADSVLGRAPGPATEEDGEEERVHRGRRRRVSSVMDDSDDSDGSDILVRKMGVKRPRRIVEDECSSVDLDQKTPEQASAARKREQLQKLKELSKQRSHQRCNSSRDFEDSEKESSPSNDESEKKDEEEDYEYDAEGDHYVCDGFVVQDEEGDEENKSQQGEKLITSQLKLVKQNSLYSFSDHYTHFERVVKAFLINALDGSFLGSLYDGTRQKSYAQDMLTSLHYLDNHFVQPRLESLVSRSRWKEQYKCLRSFTIPCSLLSPFLIERGKMKPERVCEEEGESTAALVKLSHCRNG encoded by the exons ATGGTACATGTCAGAAGACATGAGACAAGGAAAAGTTCTAAAATGCCAGAGCATGGGCAGAAGTCCCGAGTTGATTGGAGGCGGACTAAAAGAAATAGTATCTTCCAAATATGTGACAGTGATGAAGACCTAGACAGCGATGAAGGCCTTGACAGTGAGGAGAGTGTCGACAGCAGTGAGAGTGTTGACAGCCAGGAGGAACAAGAGCTTGAGATTccccaggagccaggtggtagtaaaCAGCCAGGAAATGGAAGGCAGCCTGAGCCAGCTTGCGCTGAGCCTGGGGTAAACAGCCGTGAGCATCTCCCTCACCCTGGCAGCTCTTTGGCATGTGCAGAGGAAAAGGACAAAGCTAAACACGGAAGCCTGGACCTAGCAGATCACGAGCAGCCTTCAGGTCTAGCAGACAGTGTTCTGGGCAGAGCCCCAGGGCCAGCCACTGAGGAGGATGGGGAAGAGGAGCGGGTCCATCGTGGGCGGAGGAGAAGGGTCTCTTCCGTGATGGACGACAGTGATGACAGCGACGGCAGTGACATTCTGGTCAGGAAAATGGGTGTGAAGCGGCCGCGCCGCATAGTTGAAGATGAATGCTCTTCTGTGGACTTGGATCAGAAAACCCCAGAGCAGGCTTCAGCTGCACGGAAACGAGAGCAACTCCAGAAACTAAAAGAACTCTCAAAGCAGAGATCCCATCAGAGATGCAATAGTAGTAGAGATTTTGAG gaTTCAGAAAAGGAATCTTCCCCAAGCAATGATGAAAGTGAGAAGAAAGATGAAGAGGAGGACTATGAATATGATGCAGAGGGAGATCACTATGTTTGTGATGGCTTTGTAGTACAAGATGAGGAGGGAGATGAAGAAAACAAAAGCCAGCAAGGAGAAAAACTGATCACATCACAGCTGAAGCTAGTAAAGCAGAATTCTCTCT ATTCTTTCAGTGATCACTATACTCACTTTGAAAGAGTTGTGAAGGCTTTTTTGATCAATGCTCTAGACGGATCATTTCTGGGATCACTGTATG ATGGGACCCGGCAGAAATCATATGCTCAAGATATGCTGACATCGCTCCATTATTTGGATAACCACTTTGTGCAGCCCCGGCTTGAGAGCCTAGTTTCCAGAAGCCGCTGGAAAGAACAGTATAAG TGTCTGCGCAGCTTCACCATTCCCTGCAGCCTTTTGTCCCCCTTTttgattgagaggggaaagatgaagccagagagagtgtgtgaggaggaaggagagagtactgcagcacttgtgaagctttcccactgcag GAACGGGTAG
- the JRKL gene encoding jerky protein homolog-like, with protein sequence MSGKRKRVVLTIKDKLDIIKKLEDGGSSKQLAVVYGIGETTVRDIRKNKEKLITYASSSDSSSLLAKRKSMKPSMYEELDRAMLEWFNQQRARGRPVSGPLCARRAEFFFYALGMDGDFNPSAGWLTRFKQRHSICDLSARGGQRPRVDSAALGAFCAHLRDFLARENLQPEQVYNADETGLFWRCPPRARAGPPGDRVTVLCCANATGLHKLRLCVVGRAHRPRAFQAADTANLPVSYFSQKGAWMDLSIFRQWFDKIFVPQVREHLRARGLQEKAVLLLDNSPAHPNENVLRSDDGQIFAKYLPPSVAALAQPSGQGVMAAVKRNYRTGLLRSNLEEGNDLKSFWKKLTLLDALYELAVAWSAVKPATISRAWKKILPAPEGREGSDPGVDETPGAAALVTILQHTKGLEHMPAESIEKWLEVDSTEPGYEVLTDSDIIRRAQGQTDESSENEEDDAELIPERPVDHAAALQWTERLLEYLEQQGDMVLPDRLVIRKLRATIRNKQKMVDARP encoded by the coding sequence ATGTCGGGGAAGCGGAAGCGTGTGGTGCTGACCATCAAGGACAAGCTGGACATCATCAAGAAGCTGGAGGACGGCGGGTCCTCCAAGCAGCTAGCGGTCGTCTACGGCATCGGGGAGACCACGGTGCGTGACATCCGCAAGAACAAGGAGAAGCTCATCACCTACGCCAGCAGCTCGGACTCCAGCAGCCTGCTGGCCAAGAGGAAGTCCATGAAGCCGTCCATGTACGAGGAGCTCGACCGCGCCATGCTCGAGTGGTTCAACCAGCAGCGCGCCCGAGGCCGCCCCGTGTCCGGCCCGCTGTGTGCCCGGCGCGCCGAGTTCTTCTTCTACGCCCTGGGCATGGACGGCGACTTCAACCCCTCGGCCGGCTGGCTCACCCGCTTCAAGCAGCGCCACAGCATCTGTGACCTCAGTGCCCGGGGCGGGCAGCGGCCCCGCGTGGACAGCGCGGCCCTGGGTGCCTTCTGCGCGCACCTGCGCGACTTCCTGGCCCGCGAGAACCTGCAGCCCGAGCAGGTGTACAACGCCGACGAGACCGGGCTGTTCTGGAGGTGCCCGCCCAGGGCCAGAGCTGGGCCCCCGGGGGACAGGGTCACCGTGCTGTGCTGTGCCAACGCCACCGGGCTGCACAAGCTCAGGCTGTGCGTGGTGGGCAGGGCCCACAGGCCTCGAGCCTTCCAGGCCGCCGACACCGCCAACCTGCCCGTGTCCTACTTCAGCCAGAAGGGCGCCTGGATGGACCTCTCCATCTTCCGCCAGTGGTTCGACAAGATCTTCGTGCCCCAGGTGCGCGAGCACCTGAGGGCCAGGGGCCTGCAGGAGAAGGCTGTGCTCCTGCTGGACAACTCCCCGGCGCACCCCAACGAGAACGTCCTGCGCTCTGACGATGGCCAGATATTCGCCAAGTACTTGCCCCCTAGCGTGGCCGCCCTGGCCCAGCCTTCGGGCCAGGGGGTCATGGCCGCCGTGAAGAGGAACTACCGCACGGGGCTGCTCCGGAGCAACTTGGAAGAAGGCAACGACCTCAAGTCCTTCTGGAAGAAGCTGACCCTGCTGGATGCCCTGTACGAGCTGGCTGTGGCCTGGAGCGCAGTCAAGCCAGCCACCATCAGCAGAGCCTGGAAGAAGATCCTGCCTGCCCCAGAGGGGAGGGAAGGCTCGGACCCGGGTGTGGACGAGACGCCAGGGGCCGCTGCCCTGGTCACCATTTTGCAGCACACCAAAGGGCTGGAGCACATGCCGGCCGAGAGCATTGAGAAGTGGCTGGAGGTGGACAGCACAGAGCCCGGCTATGAAGTGTTGACGGACAGTGATATCATCCGCCGGGCGCAAGGCCAGACCGATGAGTCCAGTGAGAACGAGGAGGACGATGCGGAGCTGATCCCAGAAAGGCCCGTAGACCACGCGGCTGCCCTGCAGTGGACTGAGCGCTTGCTGGAGTACCTGGAGCAGCAGGGCGACATGGTGCTGCCCGACAGACTGGTGATTCGCAAGCTTCGGGCCACCATCCGTAACAAGCAGAAGATGGTAGATGCCCGTCCCTAG
- the CCDC82 gene encoding coiled-coil domain-containing protein 82 isoform X1 codes for MVHVRRHETRKSSKMPEHGQKSRVDWRRTKRNSIFQICDSDEDLDSDEGLDSEESVDSSESVDSQEEQELEIPQEPGGSKQPGNGRQPEPACAEPGVNSREHLPHPGSSLACAEEKDKAKHGSLDLADHEQPSGLADSVLGRAPGPATEEDGEEERVHRGRRRRVSSVMDDSDDSDGSDILVRKMGVKRPRRIVEDECSSVDLDQKTPEQASAARKREQLQKLKELSKQRSHQRCNSSRDFEDSEKESSPSNDESEKKDEEEDYEYDAEGDHYVCDGFVVQDEEGDEENKSQQGEKLITSQLKLVKQNSLYSFSDHYTHFERVVKAFLINALDGSFLGSLYDGTRQKSYAQDMLTSLHYLDNHFVQPRLESLVSRSRWKEQYKERVENYSSVSIQVKNPENCSCQACGLHRYCKFFVHLSGELYNTKTMETDDFMSHDKQEFTVGRICAERTRIYHTLKHFKFKLYQECCSIAVTEKVENEQVKETVERIFSQSKEKGWIMEKYSQLQDYLNKADYFQDEKFD; via the exons ATGGTACATGTCAGAAGACATGAGACAAGGAAAAGTTCTAAAATGCCAGAGCATGGGCAGAAGTCCCGAGTTGATTGGAGGCGGACTAAAAGAAATAGTATCTTCCAAATATGTGACAGTGATGAAGACCTAGACAGCGATGAAGGCCTTGACAGTGAGGAGAGTGTCGACAGCAGTGAGAGTGTTGACAGCCAGGAGGAACAAGAGCTTGAGATTccccaggagccaggtggtagtaaaCAGCCAGGAAATGGAAGGCAGCCTGAGCCAGCTTGCGCTGAGCCTGGGGTAAACAGCCGTGAGCATCTCCCTCACCCTGGCAGCTCTTTGGCATGTGCAGAGGAAAAGGACAAAGCTAAACACGGAAGCCTGGACCTAGCAGATCACGAGCAGCCTTCAGGTCTAGCAGACAGTGTTCTGGGCAGAGCCCCAGGGCCAGCCACTGAGGAGGATGGGGAAGAGGAGCGGGTCCATCGTGGGCGGAGGAGAAGGGTCTCTTCCGTGATGGACGACAGTGATGACAGCGACGGCAGTGACATTCTGGTCAGGAAAATGGGTGTGAAGCGGCCGCGCCGCATAGTTGAAGATGAATGCTCTTCTGTGGACTTGGATCAGAAAACCCCAGAGCAGGCTTCAGCTGCACGGAAACGAGAGCAACTCCAGAAACTAAAAGAACTCTCAAAGCAGAGATCCCATCAGAGATGCAATAGTAGTAGAGATTTTGAG gaTTCAGAAAAGGAATCTTCCCCAAGCAATGATGAAAGTGAGAAGAAAGATGAAGAGGAGGACTATGAATATGATGCAGAGGGAGATCACTATGTTTGTGATGGCTTTGTAGTACAAGATGAGGAGGGAGATGAAGAAAACAAAAGCCAGCAAGGAGAAAAACTGATCACATCACAGCTGAAGCTAGTAAAGCAGAATTCTCTCT ATTCTTTCAGTGATCACTATACTCACTTTGAAAGAGTTGTGAAGGCTTTTTTGATCAATGCTCTAGACGGATCATTTCTGGGATCACTGTATG ATGGGACCCGGCAGAAATCATATGCTCAAGATATGCTGACATCGCTCCATTATTTGGATAACCACTTTGTGCAGCCCCGGCTTGAGAGCCTAGTTTCCAGAAGCCGCTGGAAAGAACAGTATAAG GAACGGGTAGAGAACTATTCGAGTGTGAGCATCCAAGTCAAGAACCCTGAGAACTGCTCCTGCCAGGCTTGTGGACTGCACCGCTACTGCAAGTTCTTTGTGCACCTGTCAGGAGAGCTGTACAACACCAAGACCATGGAGACAGATGACTTCATGTCACACGATAAGCAG GAGTTTACCGTTGGAAGAATCTGTGCTGAGCGGACCAGGATCTATCACACACTGAAGCACTTCAAATTCAAGCTGTATCAGGAGTGTTGCTCCATTGCAGTGACAGAAAAGGTTGAGAACGAGCAGGTGAAAGAAACAGTGGAAAGGATATTCAGTCAGTCAAAAGAAAAGGGCTGGATTATGGAG AAATACAGTCAACTTCAAGACTATCTCAATAAAGCAGATTACTTTCAAGATGAGAAGTTTGACTAA
- the CCDC82 gene encoding coiled-coil domain-containing protein 82 isoform X2, whose translation MVHVRRHETRKSSKMPEHGQKSRVDWRRTKRNSIFQICDSDEDLDSDEGLDSEESVDSSESVDSQEEQELEIPQEPGGSKQPGNGRQPEPACAEPGVNSREHLPHPGSSLACAEEKDKAKHGSLDLADHEQPSGLADSVLGRAPGPATEEDGEEERVHRGRRRRVSSVMDDSDDSDGSDILVRKMGVKRPRRIVEDECSSVDLDQKTPEQASAARKREQLQKLKELSKQRSHQRCNSSRDFEDSEKESSPSNDESEKKDEEEDYEYDAEGDHYVCDGFVVQDEEGDEENKSQQGEKLITSQLKLVKQNSLYSFSDHYTHFERVVKAFLINALDGSFLGSLYDGTRQKSYAQDMLTSLHYLDNHFVQPRLESLVSRSRWKEQYKERVENYSSVSIQVKNPENCSCQACGLHRYCKFFVHLSGELYNTKTMETDDFMSHDKQEFTVGRICAERTRIYHTLKHFKFKLYQECCSIAVTEKVENEQVKETVERIFSQSKEKGWIMEDGLHATLSWSLRCPCPAA comes from the exons ATGGTACATGTCAGAAGACATGAGACAAGGAAAAGTTCTAAAATGCCAGAGCATGGGCAGAAGTCCCGAGTTGATTGGAGGCGGACTAAAAGAAATAGTATCTTCCAAATATGTGACAGTGATGAAGACCTAGACAGCGATGAAGGCCTTGACAGTGAGGAGAGTGTCGACAGCAGTGAGAGTGTTGACAGCCAGGAGGAACAAGAGCTTGAGATTccccaggagccaggtggtagtaaaCAGCCAGGAAATGGAAGGCAGCCTGAGCCAGCTTGCGCTGAGCCTGGGGTAAACAGCCGTGAGCATCTCCCTCACCCTGGCAGCTCTTTGGCATGTGCAGAGGAAAAGGACAAAGCTAAACACGGAAGCCTGGACCTAGCAGATCACGAGCAGCCTTCAGGTCTAGCAGACAGTGTTCTGGGCAGAGCCCCAGGGCCAGCCACTGAGGAGGATGGGGAAGAGGAGCGGGTCCATCGTGGGCGGAGGAGAAGGGTCTCTTCCGTGATGGACGACAGTGATGACAGCGACGGCAGTGACATTCTGGTCAGGAAAATGGGTGTGAAGCGGCCGCGCCGCATAGTTGAAGATGAATGCTCTTCTGTGGACTTGGATCAGAAAACCCCAGAGCAGGCTTCAGCTGCACGGAAACGAGAGCAACTCCAGAAACTAAAAGAACTCTCAAAGCAGAGATCCCATCAGAGATGCAATAGTAGTAGAGATTTTGAG gaTTCAGAAAAGGAATCTTCCCCAAGCAATGATGAAAGTGAGAAGAAAGATGAAGAGGAGGACTATGAATATGATGCAGAGGGAGATCACTATGTTTGTGATGGCTTTGTAGTACAAGATGAGGAGGGAGATGAAGAAAACAAAAGCCAGCAAGGAGAAAAACTGATCACATCACAGCTGAAGCTAGTAAAGCAGAATTCTCTCT ATTCTTTCAGTGATCACTATACTCACTTTGAAAGAGTTGTGAAGGCTTTTTTGATCAATGCTCTAGACGGATCATTTCTGGGATCACTGTATG ATGGGACCCGGCAGAAATCATATGCTCAAGATATGCTGACATCGCTCCATTATTTGGATAACCACTTTGTGCAGCCCCGGCTTGAGAGCCTAGTTTCCAGAAGCCGCTGGAAAGAACAGTATAAG GAACGGGTAGAGAACTATTCGAGTGTGAGCATCCAAGTCAAGAACCCTGAGAACTGCTCCTGCCAGGCTTGTGGACTGCACCGCTACTGCAAGTTCTTTGTGCACCTGTCAGGAGAGCTGTACAACACCAAGACCATGGAGACAGATGACTTCATGTCACACGATAAGCAG GAGTTTACCGTTGGAAGAATCTGTGCTGAGCGGACCAGGATCTATCACACACTGAAGCACTTCAAATTCAAGCTGTATCAGGAGTGTTGCTCCATTGCAGTGACAGAAAAGGTTGAGAACGAGCAGGTGAAAGAAACAGTGGAAAGGATATTCAGTCAGTCAAAAGAAAAGGGCTGGATTATGGAG GATGGCCTACATGCCACTCTCTCCTGGTCCCTCAGGTGCCCATGCCCTGCTGCCTGA
- the CCDC82 gene encoding coiled-coil domain-containing protein 82 isoform X3 has protein sequence MVHVRRHETRKSSKMPEHGQKSRVDWRRTKRNSIFQICDSDEDLDSDEGLDSEESVDSSESVDSQEEQELEIPQEPGGSKQPGNGRQPEPACAEPGVNSREHLPHPGSSLACAEEKDKAKHGSLDLADHEQPSGLADSVLGRAPGPATEEDGEEERVHRGRRRRVSSVMDDSDDSDGSDILVRKMGVKRPRRIVEDECSSVDLDQKTPEQASAARKREQLQKLKELSKQRSHQRCNSSRDFEDSEKESSPSNDESEKKDEEEDYEYDAEGDHYVCDGFVVQDEEGDEENKSQQGEKLITSQLKLVKQNSLYSFSDHYTHFERVVKAFLINALDGSFLGSLYDGTRQKSYAQDMLTSLHYLDNHFVQPRLESLVSRSRWKEQYKERVENYSSVSIQVKNPENCSCQACGLHRYCKFFVHLSGELYNTKTMETDDFMSHDKQEFTVGRICAERTRIYHTLKHFKFKLYQECCSIAVTEKVENEQKYSQLQDYLNKADYFQDEKFD, from the exons ATGGTACATGTCAGAAGACATGAGACAAGGAAAAGTTCTAAAATGCCAGAGCATGGGCAGAAGTCCCGAGTTGATTGGAGGCGGACTAAAAGAAATAGTATCTTCCAAATATGTGACAGTGATGAAGACCTAGACAGCGATGAAGGCCTTGACAGTGAGGAGAGTGTCGACAGCAGTGAGAGTGTTGACAGCCAGGAGGAACAAGAGCTTGAGATTccccaggagccaggtggtagtaaaCAGCCAGGAAATGGAAGGCAGCCTGAGCCAGCTTGCGCTGAGCCTGGGGTAAACAGCCGTGAGCATCTCCCTCACCCTGGCAGCTCTTTGGCATGTGCAGAGGAAAAGGACAAAGCTAAACACGGAAGCCTGGACCTAGCAGATCACGAGCAGCCTTCAGGTCTAGCAGACAGTGTTCTGGGCAGAGCCCCAGGGCCAGCCACTGAGGAGGATGGGGAAGAGGAGCGGGTCCATCGTGGGCGGAGGAGAAGGGTCTCTTCCGTGATGGACGACAGTGATGACAGCGACGGCAGTGACATTCTGGTCAGGAAAATGGGTGTGAAGCGGCCGCGCCGCATAGTTGAAGATGAATGCTCTTCTGTGGACTTGGATCAGAAAACCCCAGAGCAGGCTTCAGCTGCACGGAAACGAGAGCAACTCCAGAAACTAAAAGAACTCTCAAAGCAGAGATCCCATCAGAGATGCAATAGTAGTAGAGATTTTGAG gaTTCAGAAAAGGAATCTTCCCCAAGCAATGATGAAAGTGAGAAGAAAGATGAAGAGGAGGACTATGAATATGATGCAGAGGGAGATCACTATGTTTGTGATGGCTTTGTAGTACAAGATGAGGAGGGAGATGAAGAAAACAAAAGCCAGCAAGGAGAAAAACTGATCACATCACAGCTGAAGCTAGTAAAGCAGAATTCTCTCT ATTCTTTCAGTGATCACTATACTCACTTTGAAAGAGTTGTGAAGGCTTTTTTGATCAATGCTCTAGACGGATCATTTCTGGGATCACTGTATG ATGGGACCCGGCAGAAATCATATGCTCAAGATATGCTGACATCGCTCCATTATTTGGATAACCACTTTGTGCAGCCCCGGCTTGAGAGCCTAGTTTCCAGAAGCCGCTGGAAAGAACAGTATAAG GAACGGGTAGAGAACTATTCGAGTGTGAGCATCCAAGTCAAGAACCCTGAGAACTGCTCCTGCCAGGCTTGTGGACTGCACCGCTACTGCAAGTTCTTTGTGCACCTGTCAGGAGAGCTGTACAACACCAAGACCATGGAGACAGATGACTTCATGTCACACGATAAGCAG GAGTTTACCGTTGGAAGAATCTGTGCTGAGCGGACCAGGATCTATCACACACTGAAGCACTTCAAATTCAAGCTGTATCAGGAGTGTTGCTCCATTGCAGTGACAGAAAAGGTTGAGAACGAGCAG AAATACAGTCAACTTCAAGACTATCTCAATAAAGCAGATTACTTTCAAGATGAGAAGTTTGACTAA